A stretch of Deltaproteobacteria bacterium DNA encodes these proteins:
- a CDS encoding FixH family protein, with amino-acid sequence MKTVLKSAAIITALFIGSLASAHEGHDHPPLAGHLSYKQNTLHIHASFKATPVVVQESLLVLEARDAKTHQAKELNDSIEVVLWMPSMGHGSAPTQVERAVDANGNLLAGVFNVRNVYFVMGGEWEVRVTLTDAQGVQETKSFKVTLDGGHDHGGHH; translated from the coding sequence ATGAAAACAGTTTTAAAATCGGCCGCAATAATTACGGCTCTATTTATCGGATCTTTAGCGTCTGCGCACGAAGGTCATGATCATCCGCCATTAGCAGGGCACTTGTCTTACAAACAGAACACCTTGCATATTCACGCAAGTTTCAAAGCCACACCTGTTGTAGTCCAGGAATCCCTTTTGGTTTTGGAAGCAAGAGATGCAAAGACTCATCAGGCGAAAGAGCTTAATGACAGTATCGAAGTCGTGCTTTGGATGCCAAGCATGGGACACGGATCAGCCCCGACGCAAGTTGAACGCGCCGTGGATGCAAATGGAAACCTACTTGCTGGAGTTTTCAATGTTCGTAACGTTTACTTCGTTATGGGTGGTGAATGGGAAGTGCGTGTAACCTTGACCGATGCTCAAGGGGTTCAAGAGACTAAGTCTTTCAAAGTTACTCTCGACGGTGGACACGATCATGGTGGTCATCACTAA
- a CDS encoding copper chaperone PCu(A)C has product MKRKILLMAAIAAFSATASADCDLKTKVEFTEPRIFAPLKGSNATGGFAKIKNNCAEELELVFKSADGFKAVESHATVEENGRMAMKKTDSFKIKTGETLELVPGGKHLMFFDPQTEIKEGSEVKLTFTFNKKELSVPFKVIPRIKK; this is encoded by the coding sequence ATGAAAAGAAAAATTTTATTAATGGCAGCCATTGCGGCATTCTCGGCGACGGCTTCAGCAGATTGTGATCTGAAAACAAAAGTAGAGTTCACAGAGCCTCGAATTTTTGCGCCCCTTAAGGGATCAAATGCGACAGGTGGATTTGCTAAAATCAAAAACAATTGTGCGGAAGAATTAGAATTAGTCTTCAAAAGTGCCGATGGTTTTAAAGCAGTCGAGTCCCACGCGACCGTCGAAGAAAATGGTCGCATGGCCATGAAGAAAACAGATTCGTTCAAAATTAAAACAGGTGAAACTCTAGAACTTGTGCCCGGTGGCAAACACCTCATGTTTTTTGATCCACAAACAGAAATCAAAGAGGGGTCAGAAGTTAAGCTAACATTTACGTTTAATAAAAAGGAACTGTCAGTTCCTTTTAAAGTTATTCCAAGAATTAAAAAATAA
- a CDS encoding SCO family protein — MKGPISGGDFTLTYRGQHWTFSSETKKLNLLYFGYTKCPDVCPMSLSYAGGAFRMLKDEELKDTRFIFLSVDQAHDKPNEVADYATNFFPTFIGLSGSKEQIDKAIGLFPASYMLEENPKSYLGYSISHTDRIFFLDSDGIVIDSISGSKEGSESIYKKIKEHL, encoded by the coding sequence ATGAAAGGTCCAATTTCTGGCGGTGACTTTACGCTGACTTATAGAGGGCAGCATTGGACCTTTTCATCTGAAACTAAAAAATTGAATCTACTTTACTTCGGATATACGAAATGTCCCGATGTGTGCCCGATGTCTCTCAGCTACGCGGGCGGTGCGTTTAGAATGTTGAAAGATGAAGAACTTAAAGACACTCGATTTATTTTTCTCAGCGTTGATCAGGCCCATGATAAGCCAAATGAGGTTGCGGATTACGCGACAAACTTTTTTCCAACATTTATTGGTCTAAGTGGTAGCAAGGAACAAATTGATAAAGCGATTGGGCTCTTTCCAGCTAGTTACATGCTTGAAGAAAATCCAAAATCTTATCTAGGTTACTCAATTTCTCACACAGATCGAATTTTCTTTCTAGATTCTGATGGCATCGTCATTGATTCAATTTCTGGATCGAAAGAGGGATCGGAATCTATATACAAAAAAATTAAGGAGCACTTATGA
- a CDS encoding response regulator, with the protein MKRHILILEDDVRLARGLKRDFEDHGYDATIANQIGDIPKDQIFTHAVFDLRLSGGDFGLDVVEELKRKTPEIKMVVLSGYGSITTAVEAVKRGAVDYLTKPASFSEIEQALNGKRVKPEADFKRRSLSEVEHEYIDFVLTKNEGNISKTAKDLGLHRQSLQRKLKKYT; encoded by the coding sequence ATGAAAAGGCACATTTTGATTTTAGAAGACGACGTAAGACTCGCGCGTGGACTTAAGCGAGATTTTGAAGATCATGGATATGATGCGACGATTGCGAATCAGATTGGCGATATTCCAAAAGATCAAATTTTCACCCATGCCGTTTTTGATCTAAGACTTTCAGGCGGAGACTTCGGTCTTGATGTGGTTGAAGAACTCAAAAGAAAAACTCCCGAAATTAAAATGGTTGTGCTTTCAGGATATGGCAGCATCACAACGGCTGTCGAAGCCGTTAAGCGCGGAGCTGTTGATTACTTAACAAAGCCCGCTTCGTTTTCCGAAATCGAGCAAGCACTGAATGGAAAACGCGTGAAACCCGAAGCCGATTTTAAGCGTCGTTCGCTTTCGGAAGTAGAACACGAGTACATTGATTTTGTTTTAACTAAAAATGAAGGCAACATCAGCAAGACAGCGAAGGACTTAGGTCTTCATCGCCAAAGCTTGCAGAGAAAGCTAAAAAAATACACTTAA
- a CDS encoding HAMP domain-containing histidine kinase, whose product MTIRPASSTRDKSGAESFFYEIANFFRFPRIEGHTESAKLSWLVRLRWGAIGLFFCMAGPGYIFGALNRTTIMIYIGIIGFLFIFNLLTHLIFVESKTPVGPLFIGFQLAFDLAVLTALLLISGGFGNPFVALFLLNAGLGGVLIRGRNSWPFIVLCHAFLIALQIEFATSNMELGQQTFWIFVFVSHILLFSVWVVMRSLGTYLEGHFERLSQSRIQSEKQDRLRAIGALAAGFSHEFASPLNAAKLRLDRLERAFEKIELTAKWSTEAQENLSEAKESIKSCESVIHSMNASQLDVRDHNLKPVNMKEFIKDVTESWLEEHAGARLKIENQILNSLLISPINLAQVILNLLDNAYESNAKGELILKLTENMSDVELSVEDEGPGFSDRVLGRQGEPFVTTKPNGTGLGLYVSEIFAQSLGGNLLIANKVKSSGAIVTLRWPVQVGSPLGGRE is encoded by the coding sequence ATGACGATTCGACCCGCATCGAGCACTCGCGATAAAAGCGGTGCGGAATCGTTTTTCTATGAGATCGCGAACTTCTTTCGCTTTCCTAGAATAGAAGGACACACCGAGAGCGCAAAACTTAGCTGGCTTGTCCGTCTTCGGTGGGGCGCGATCGGTCTTTTCTTTTGTATGGCTGGCCCTGGCTACATCTTTGGGGCCCTCAATCGTACCACAATTATGATCTACATTGGAATCATCGGGTTTCTCTTTATCTTTAACCTTTTAACTCATCTCATTTTTGTTGAAAGCAAGACGCCCGTTGGACCGCTCTTTATTGGGTTTCAATTGGCCTTTGATTTAGCCGTACTCACGGCCTTGCTACTTATTTCGGGAGGCTTCGGAAATCCCTTTGTGGCGCTATTTTTGTTAAATGCAGGGCTTGGTGGAGTTCTTATCCGCGGACGCAACTCTTGGCCCTTTATTGTTCTTTGCCATGCGTTCTTAATAGCTCTTCAAATCGAATTTGCGACAAGCAATATGGAGTTGGGCCAGCAGACATTTTGGATTTTTGTCTTTGTCTCTCACATACTTTTGTTTTCAGTTTGGGTTGTTATGCGCTCGCTTGGAACTTATTTGGAAGGTCACTTTGAAAGGCTCAGCCAATCTCGCATCCAATCTGAAAAACAAGATCGTTTGCGAGCAATTGGGGCTTTAGCAGCTGGATTTTCGCACGAATTTGCAAGCCCACTGAATGCTGCGAAACTCCGATTAGATCGACTTGAACGAGCTTTTGAAAAAATTGAACTAACTGCAAAATGGTCGACGGAGGCCCAAGAGAATCTTTCCGAAGCCAAAGAAAGTATTAAATCTTGCGAATCAGTTATCCATTCCATGAATGCTTCTCAACTTGATGTGCGTGATCACAATTTGAAACCTGTGAACATGAAAGAGTTCATTAAAGATGTAACTGAGTCTTGGCTCGAAGAACACGCTGGCGCACGACTAAAAATTGAAAATCAGATTTTGAATTCACTTTTGATATCGCCGATTAACTTAGCGCAGGTGATTTTAAATCTTCTTGATAATGCGTATGAATCAAATGCAAAGGGTGAACTTATTTTGAAGCTCACAGAAAATATGTCAGATGTCGAATTGTCGGTCGAAGATGAAGGGCCCGGATTCAGTGATCGAGTGCTAGGGCGACAAGGTGAACCTTTTGTGACCACTAAACCGAATGGCACAGGGCTTGGACTTTACGTCAGCGAGATATTCGCGCAAAGCCTTGGTGGGAATCTTTTGATAGCAAATAAAGTAAAATCATCCGGAGCTATTGTTACTTTGAGATGGCCGGTGCAAGTTGGTTCACCGCTCGGTGGTCGCGAATGA
- a CDS encoding TonB family protein, whose product MISSVRTFLQNNRFFLCSLGVHTLIFSILLTSNADKKTFDTSLDIEVVESVRSESRQNSSDSESKKRLRAESMIEPLKVRNLLDQDLVNQSPSDPGIQQLSDQNQISEGFSDVSKEANSHQSYLDRIRSKIEFHKTYPKASRVLKETGLVKVKLKIAKSGHIQKIEISESSQFKRLDEAAIKAAADASPFDEFPSDVTFAVWSILVPMRFELN is encoded by the coding sequence TTGATAAGTTCGGTTAGGACATTTTTACAAAACAACCGCTTCTTTTTGTGTAGCCTTGGAGTTCATACTCTTATTTTTTCAATTCTATTAACTTCAAATGCTGACAAGAAAACATTTGATACGTCCCTTGATATTGAGGTGGTAGAAAGTGTTCGTAGTGAATCGCGCCAAAATTCATCAGACTCTGAATCAAAAAAAAGGCTTCGAGCGGAATCAATGATAGAGCCGCTAAAGGTGAGGAATCTTTTAGACCAGGATTTAGTAAATCAGAGTCCTAGTGACCCGGGTATTCAACAGCTCTCTGATCAAAATCAAATCTCGGAAGGATTTTCTGATGTTTCGAAAGAAGCAAATTCTCATCAAAGCTACCTTGATAGGATAAGGTCAAAAATTGAGTTCCACAAAACCTATCCGAAGGCGTCTAGAGTTCTGAAAGAGACTGGCTTAGTTAAGGTTAAACTCAAAATTGCAAAAAGCGGTCATATTCAAAAAATTGAGATTTCGGAATCAAGTCAATTTAAACGCTTGGATGAGGCCGCGATTAAAGCTGCTGCAGATGCATCTCCATTTGATGAGTTTCCTTCTGATGTTACGTTTGCCGTTTGGTCAATATTAGTACCGATGCGATTTGAGCTAAATTAG
- a CDS encoding TonB-dependent receptor plug domain-containing protein produces the protein MNSIIVILALSFCTQYVFAMESDNFLNGASSEVETIVVEGKKQKLNRKIKKEEVNRVESLSKSVIQEKKATTFAQAIDNEKGIDSQTSCAFCGAKRISINGLKGEHTTILVDGVPLHSTVSGFYGIEAIPLDGIESIDIYRGAGASLTAPESIGGSINLITVDPFVPVKRTTLMYGHDGTYSVNLGASTKIFDNTALFIGAQSSNNANFDVDQNGVTESPHQKNTNVLIKTSFRPSEKDELNLKVTYAKLTSFGGNPSDLTLSKPVSLTAGSSDFENYDVRKKYIGNTDKITDNITLLRKEVTLNYQRQLDENSNLKFNLARAEQAQDAIYSHGYDYNNKDTIDYLNSEYQYVTDTHLYYLGFDLKTQKMNSTSLVLYEQMGLKKDNLVHAVNGIYFQDTWSINEKNEVSWAVRGDHIKVDWTELNKNIDKTMLAPRLYYKHTHSPIWTSRLGLGIGYRSPLTLFESQHGTDHNGFLVDITKIETAESFVYALVAQRENDAFEFSSHFTNLKNMAYGIDRASQSLPTIFTNSNEDYLVSVFDVSYGRKLTHSYQLEGIAEFFNYPSEYKNKLPVSAQERRLSLKSTYEEDHWTFVQKLNVVFEQDLSAYGYGDHYNIAYTDDDVMSPTYGETYYRDQKRQTAPTYFTLDLQFKRNLNKFWDFDFQIANVLDYTQTGAGDSPLTWAKHGSHFHLDNFHIWGPLQGRRFIVSLVGDF, from the coding sequence ATGAATTCGATCATAGTCATTTTGGCATTATCATTTTGCACACAGTATGTCTTTGCGATGGAAAGTGATAATTTTCTCAACGGTGCTTCAAGTGAAGTTGAGACTATTGTTGTTGAAGGAAAGAAACAGAAGCTCAATAGAAAAATTAAAAAAGAAGAAGTGAATCGCGTTGAAAGCTTGAGTAAATCGGTTATTCAAGAAAAAAAGGCGACCACATTTGCTCAGGCAATCGACAATGAAAAGGGAATTGATTCCCAAACCTCTTGTGCGTTCTGCGGAGCCAAGCGTATTTCAATTAATGGGCTTAAAGGTGAACACACAACAATTCTAGTTGATGGAGTCCCGTTACATTCAACTGTATCAGGTTTTTATGGAATTGAAGCAATCCCTTTGGATGGGATTGAATCCATTGATATCTATCGTGGAGCAGGGGCATCGCTGACAGCCCCTGAATCTATTGGTGGTTCGATTAATCTAATAACAGTTGATCCGTTTGTACCTGTAAAGCGGACCACGCTCATGTATGGACATGATGGGACGTACTCGGTTAACCTGGGTGCTTCAACAAAAATTTTTGATAATACTGCCCTTTTTATCGGGGCGCAAAGTTCTAATAATGCAAATTTTGATGTCGATCAAAATGGAGTTACTGAATCTCCACATCAGAAAAACACAAACGTACTTATAAAGACCTCTTTTCGTCCAAGTGAAAAAGATGAACTTAATCTTAAAGTGACTTACGCGAAGTTAACTTCGTTTGGTGGAAATCCGAGTGATTTGACATTGAGTAAACCTGTTTCTCTTACAGCAGGTTCAAGTGATTTTGAAAACTATGATGTGCGAAAGAAGTACATTGGCAATACTGATAAAATCACTGATAACATTACCTTGCTTCGCAAAGAAGTGACTCTGAACTACCAAAGACAACTTGATGAAAACTCTAACCTCAAGTTCAATTTGGCTCGCGCTGAACAAGCGCAGGATGCTATTTATTCGCATGGGTATGACTACAATAATAAGGACACCATTGATTATTTAAATTCTGAGTATCAGTACGTAACAGATACGCATTTATATTATCTTGGTTTTGATTTAAAAACCCAAAAGATGAATTCAACTTCATTAGTTCTTTATGAACAAATGGGTCTTAAAAAAGACAATCTGGTCCATGCTGTGAACGGAATCTATTTTCAAGATACTTGGTCTATTAATGAAAAAAACGAAGTCTCATGGGCGGTTCGCGGCGATCATATTAAAGTCGATTGGACCGAATTAAATAAAAATATTGATAAAACGATGTTGGCTCCAAGGCTTTATTATAAACATACACATAGTCCGATTTGGACTTCAAGGCTAGGCTTGGGGATTGGCTATAGGTCGCCTTTAACTTTGTTTGAAAGTCAGCATGGAACTGATCATAACGGTTTTTTAGTCGACATCACAAAAATTGAAACCGCAGAATCTTTTGTCTATGCTTTAGTAGCTCAAAGAGAAAATGATGCCTTTGAGTTTTCATCTCATTTCACGAATTTAAAGAATATGGCTTATGGAATTGATCGAGCATCGCAAAGCTTGCCGACAATTTTCACGAATTCCAATGAAGATTATTTGGTTTCTGTTTTTGATGTCAGTTATGGCCGAAAACTCACACATTCTTATCAACTCGAAGGAATTGCCGAATTCTTCAATTACCCATCTGAATATAAAAACAAACTGCCTGTATCCGCGCAAGAACGAAGACTTTCTTTGAAATCAACCTATGAAGAAGATCATTGGACGTTCGTGCAAAAATTGAATGTTGTGTTTGAACAGGACTTGTCGGCCTATGGGTATGGCGACCACTATAATATCGCGTACACAGATGATGATGTGATGAGCCCAACATACGGTGAAACCTATTACAGAGACCAAAAAAGACAGACGGCCCCGACCTATTTTACCTTGGATCTTCAATTCAAAAGAAATTTGAATAAGTTTTGGGATTTTGATTTTCAAATAGCCAATGTTTTAGATTACACGCAGACCGGAGCTGGCGATAGCCCACTGACATGGGCCAAACATGGAAGTCATTTTCATTTAGACAATTTTCATATTTGGGGCCCGCTTCAAGGCCGTCGTTTTATTGTTTCGTTGGTGGGTGATTTTTGA
- a CDS encoding transcriptional repressor translates to MNKVTKEKAEQVLNRFSLKKTDLRIHLIGLFIKERKSFSQAEIIEELEKEAGSVDRVSIYRNLNQLKTAGIVHEIENNKYVSCSHDCEKHAHVLLYCQSCEKHNEVKDHEKLNSFFKAMGGFQFLSANRAVFLKGICQACAS, encoded by the coding sequence ATGAATAAAGTAACCAAAGAAAAAGCCGAACAAGTTTTAAATCGTTTTTCACTTAAAAAAACTGACTTAAGAATTCATCTCATAGGGTTATTTATAAAAGAAAGAAAATCTTTCTCGCAAGCAGAAATAATCGAAGAACTCGAAAAAGAAGCCGGATCAGTCGACCGTGTTTCAATTTACCGAAACTTGAATCAGCTAAAGACGGCAGGCATTGTTCATGAAATTGAAAACAATAAATATGTCAGCTGCTCTCACGACTGTGAAAAACATGCACATGTGCTTTTGTATTGTCAGTCCTGCGAAAAGCACAATGAAGTTAAAGACCACGAAAAATTAAATTCATTTTTTAAAGCCATGGGAGGCTTTCAATTTTTAAGCGCAAATCGAGCTGTATTTTTAAAAGGAATTTGTCAAGCGTGCGCCAGCTAA